From Pan troglodytes isolate AG18354 chromosome 9, NHGRI_mPanTro3-v2.0_pri, whole genome shotgun sequence, the proteins below share one genomic window:
- the B4GALNT4 gene encoding N-acetyl-beta-glucosaminyl-glycoprotein 4-beta-N-acetylgalactosaminyltransferase 1 isoform X1 yields MPRLPVKKIRKQMKLLLLLLLLSCAAWLTYVHLGLVRQGRALRQRLGYGRDGEKLTSVTDGRGVHAVPSTQRAEDSSESREEEQAPEGRDLDMLFPGGAGRLPLNFTHQTPPWREEYKGQVNLHVFEDWCGGAVGHLRRNLHFPLFPHTRTTVKKLAVSPKWKNYGLRIFGFIHPARDGDVQFSVASDDNSEFWLSLDESPAAAQLVAFVGKTGSEWTAPGEFTKFSSQVSKPRRLMASRRYYFELLHKQDDRGSDHVEVGWRAFLPGLKFEVISSAHISLYTDESALKMDHVAHVPQSPASHVGGRPPQEETSADMLRPDPRDTFFLTPRMESSSLENVLEPCAYAPTYVVKDFPIARYQGLQFVYLSFVYPNDYTRLTHMETDNKCFYRESPLYLERFGFYKYMKMDKEEGDEDEEDEVQRRAFLFLNPDDFLGDEDEGELLDSLEPTEAAPPRSGPQSPAPAAPAEPGATLTPPTPPRPRDEGTPRHSRALSWAARAARPLPLFLGRAPPPRPAVEQPPPKVYVTRVRPGQRASPRAPAPRAPWPPFPGVFLHPRPLPRVQLRAPPRPPRPHGRRTGGPQATQPRPPARAQATQGGREGQARTLGPAAPTVDSNFSEARPVTSFLSLSQVSGPQLPGEGEEEEEGEDDGAPGDEAASEDSEEAAGPALGRWREDAIDWQRTFSVGAVDFELLRSDWNDLRCNVSGNLQLPEAEAVDVTAQYMERLNARHGGRFALLRIVNVEKRRDSARGSRFLLELELQERGGGRLRLSEYVFLRLPGARVGDADGESPEPAPAASVRPDGRPELCRPLRLAWRQDVMVHFIVPVKNQARWVAQFLADMAALHARTGDSRFSVVLVDFESEDMDVERALRAARLPRYQYLRRTGNFERSAGLQAGVDAVEDASSIVFLCDLHIHFPPNILDGIRKHCVEGRLAFAPVVMRLSCGSSPRDPHGYWEVNGFGLFGIYKSDFDRVGGMNTEEFRDQWGGEDWELLDRVLQAGLEVERLRLRNFYHHYHSKRGMWSVRSRKGSRTGSS; encoded by the exons atgccgCGGCTCCCGGTGAAGAAGATCCGTAAGCAGatgaagctgctgctgctgctgctgctgctgagctgCGCCGCGTGGCTCACCTACGTGCACCTGGGCCTGGTGCGCCAGGGACGCGCGCTGCGCCAGCGCCTGGGCTACGGGCGAG ATGGTGAGAAGCTGACCAGTGTGACCGACGGCCGGGGGGTCCACGCTGTGCCATCCACACAGAGGGCTGAGGACTCCAGTGAGAGCCGTGAAGAGGAGCAGGCG CCCGAAGGTCGGGACCTAGACATGCTGTTTCCTGGGGGGGCTGGGAGGCTGCCACTGAACTTCACCCATCAGACACCCCCATGGCGGGAGGAG TACAAGGGGCAGGTGAACCTGCACGTGTTTGAGGACTGGTGTGGGGGCGCCGTGGGCCACCTGAGGAGGAACCTGCACTTCCCGCTGTTCCCTCAT ACGCGCACCACCGTGAAGAAGTTGGCCGTGTCCCCCAAGTGGAAGAACTATGGACTCCGTATTTTTGGTTTCATCCACCCGGCGAGGGACG GAGACGTCCAGTTTTCTGTGGCCTCAGATGACAACTCGGAGTTCTGGCTGAGTCTGGACGAGagccctgctgctgcccagctTGTGGCCTTTGTGGGCAAG ACTGGCTCCGAGTGGACAGCGCCTGGAGAATTCACCAAGTTCAGCTCCCAGGTGTCCAAGCCCAGGCG GCTCATGGCCTCCCGGAGGTACTACTTTGAGTTGCTGCACAAGCAGGACGACCGCGGCTCGGACCACGTGGAAGTGGGC TGGCGAGCTTTCCTGCCCGGCCTGAAGTTCGAGGTCATCAGCTCTGCTCACATCTCCCTGTACACAG ATGAGTCAGCCTTGAAGATGGACCACGTGGCGCACGTCCCCCAGTCTCCAGCCAGCCACGTGGGGGGGCGTCCGCCGCAGGAGGAGACCAGCGCAGACATGCTGCGGCCAGATCCCAGGGATACCTTTTTCCTCA CTCCACGCATGGAATCTTCGAGCCTGGAGAACGTGCTGGAGCCCTGCGCCTACGCCCCCACCTACGTGGTCAAGGACTTCCCGATCGCCAGATACCAGGGCCTGCAATTT GTGTACCTGTCCTTCGTTTATCCCAACGACTACACTCGCCTCACCCACATGGAGACGGACAACAAGTGCTTCTACCGCGAGTCTCCGCTGTATCTGGAGAG GTTTGGGTTCTATAAATACATGAAGATGGACAAGGAGGAGGGGGATGAGGATGAAGAAGACGAGGTGCAGCGCCGAGCCTTCCTCTTCCTCAACCCGGACG ACTTCCTGGGCGACGAGGACGAGGGGGAGCTGCTCGACAGCCTGGAGCCCACCGAGGCGGCCCCGCCCAGGAGCGGCCCCCAGTCCCCCGCCCCAGCAGCCCCCGCCGAGCCCGGAGCCACGCTCACCCCGCCGACCCCTCCCCGCCCCCGGGACGAGGGGACCCCCAGGCACTCCCGGGCCCTGAGCTGGGCCGCCAGGGCCGCCCGCCCCTTGCCGCTCTTCTTGGGCCGAGCTCCGCCCCCGCGCCCTGCAGTGGAGCAGCCGCCCCCAAAGGTGTACGTGACCAGGGTGCGGCCGGGACAGCGGGCATCCCCCCGGGCCCCAGCGCCGCGTGCGCCCTGGCCGCCCTTCCCTGGCGTCTTCCTGCACCCCAGGCCTCTGCCCAGAGTGCAGCTGCGGGCGCCCCCACGCCCACCCCGGCCCCACGGCCGCAGGACCGGCGGCCCCCAGGCCACACAGCCGAGGCCCCCAGCCCGGGCGCAGGCCACCCAAGGGGGCCGGGAGGGCCAGGCGCGCACGCTGGGACCTGCGGCGCCCACAGTGGACTCAAACTTCTCCGAAGCGCGGCCCGTGACCTCCTTCCTGAGCTTGTCCCAGGTGTCCGGGCCGCAGCTGCCCGGGGAGGgcgaagaggaagaggaaggggaggacGATGGGGCCCCCGGCGACGAGGCCGCGTCGGAGGACAGCGAGGAGGCCGCGGGCCCGGCGCTCGGACGCTGGCGTGAGGACGCCATCGACTGGCAGCGCACGTTCAGCGTGGGCGCCGTGGACTTCGAGCTGCTGCGCTCGGACTGGAACGACCTGCGATGCAACGTTTCGGGGAACCTGCAGCTGCCGGAGGCGGAGGCCGTGGACGTGACCGCTCAGTACATGGAGCGGCTGAACGCGCGCCACGGCGG GCGCTTCGCGCTTCTGCGCATCGTGAACGTGGAGAAGCGCCGGGACTCGGCGCGAGGGAGTCGCTTcctgctggagctggagctgcaggAGCGCGGGGGCGGCCGCCTGCGACTGTCCGAGTACGTCTTCCTGCGGCTGCCGGGAGCCCGCGTAGGGGATGCAGACGGAGAAAGTCCCGAGCCCGCTCCCGCCGCCTCCGTGCGCCCCGACGGCCGCCCCGAGCTCTGccggccactgcgcctggcctggcgCCAGGACGTGATGGTTCACTTCATCGTGCCAG TGAAAAACCAGGCACGGTGGGTGGCACAGTTCCTGGCGGACATGGCTGCGCTGCACGCGCGCACCGGGGACTCGCGTTTCAGCGTCGTCCTGGTGGATTTCGAGAGCGAGGATATGGACGTGGAGCGGGCCCTGCGCGCCGCGCGCCTGCCCCG GTACCAGTACCTGAGACGAACCGGGAACTTCGAGCGCTCCGCCGGGCTGCAGGCGGGAGTGGACGCGGTAGAG GACGCCAGCAGCATCGTGTTCCTCTGCGACCTGCACATCCACTTCCCACCCAACATCCTGGACGGCATCCGCAAGCACTGCGTGGAGGGCAGGCTGGCCTTCGCGCCCGTGGTCATGCGCCTGAGCTGCGGGAGCTCGCCCCGGGACCCCCACG GTTACTGGGAGGTGAATGGCTTTGGCCTTTTTGGGATCTACAAGTCGGACTTTGACCGGGTCGGAGGAATGAACACGGAGGAGTTCCGAGACCAGTGGGGGGGTGAAGACTGGGAGCTCCTGGACAG GGTCCTGCAGGCAGGGCTGGAGGTGGAGCGGCTCCGACTGCGGAATTTCTATCACCACTACCACTCCAAGAGGGGCATGTGGAGCGTCCGCAGCAGGAAGGGCTCTCGCACGGGGTCGTCTTGA
- the B4GALNT4 gene encoding N-acetyl-beta-glucosaminyl-glycoprotein 4-beta-N-acetylgalactosaminyltransferase 1 isoform X2, producing the protein MALERAWARDRPHVPPADGEKLTSVTDGRGVHAVPSTQRAEDSSESREEEQAPEGRDLDMLFPGGAGRLPLNFTHQTPPWREEYKGQVNLHVFEDWCGGAVGHLRRNLHFPLFPHTRTTVKKLAVSPKWKNYGLRIFGFIHPARDGDVQFSVASDDNSEFWLSLDESPAAAQLVAFVGKTGSEWTAPGEFTKFSSQVSKPRRLMASRRYYFELLHKQDDRGSDHVEVGWRAFLPGLKFEVISSAHISLYTDESALKMDHVAHVPQSPASHVGGRPPQEETSADMLRPDPRDTFFLTPRMESSSLENVLEPCAYAPTYVVKDFPIARYQGLQFVYLSFVYPNDYTRLTHMETDNKCFYRESPLYLERFGFYKYMKMDKEEGDEDEEDEVQRRAFLFLNPDDFLGDEDEGELLDSLEPTEAAPPRSGPQSPAPAAPAEPGATLTPPTPPRPRDEGTPRHSRALSWAARAARPLPLFLGRAPPPRPAVEQPPPKVYVTRVRPGQRASPRAPAPRAPWPPFPGVFLHPRPLPRVQLRAPPRPPRPHGRRTGGPQATQPRPPARAQATQGGREGQARTLGPAAPTVDSNFSEARPVTSFLSLSQVSGPQLPGEGEEEEEGEDDGAPGDEAASEDSEEAAGPALGRWREDAIDWQRTFSVGAVDFELLRSDWNDLRCNVSGNLQLPEAEAVDVTAQYMERLNARHGGRFALLRIVNVEKRRDSARGSRFLLELELQERGGGRLRLSEYVFLRLPGARVGDADGESPEPAPAASVRPDGRPELCRPLRLAWRQDVMVHFIVPVKNQARWVAQFLADMAALHARTGDSRFSVVLVDFESEDMDVERALRAARLPRYQYLRRTGNFERSAGLQAGVDAVEDASSIVFLCDLHIHFPPNILDGIRKHCVEGRLAFAPVVMRLSCGSSPRDPHGYWEVNGFGLFGIYKSDFDRVGGMNTEEFRDQWGGEDWELLDRVLQAGLEVERLRLRNFYHHYHSKRGMWSVRSRKGSRTGSS; encoded by the exons ATGGCCTTGGAGAGAGCCTGGGCCCGAGACAGGCCTCACGTGCCACCTGCAGATGGTGAGAAGCTGACCAGTGTGACCGACGGCCGGGGGGTCCACGCTGTGCCATCCACACAGAGGGCTGAGGACTCCAGTGAGAGCCGTGAAGAGGAGCAGGCG CCCGAAGGTCGGGACCTAGACATGCTGTTTCCTGGGGGGGCTGGGAGGCTGCCACTGAACTTCACCCATCAGACACCCCCATGGCGGGAGGAG TACAAGGGGCAGGTGAACCTGCACGTGTTTGAGGACTGGTGTGGGGGCGCCGTGGGCCACCTGAGGAGGAACCTGCACTTCCCGCTGTTCCCTCAT ACGCGCACCACCGTGAAGAAGTTGGCCGTGTCCCCCAAGTGGAAGAACTATGGACTCCGTATTTTTGGTTTCATCCACCCGGCGAGGGACG GAGACGTCCAGTTTTCTGTGGCCTCAGATGACAACTCGGAGTTCTGGCTGAGTCTGGACGAGagccctgctgctgcccagctTGTGGCCTTTGTGGGCAAG ACTGGCTCCGAGTGGACAGCGCCTGGAGAATTCACCAAGTTCAGCTCCCAGGTGTCCAAGCCCAGGCG GCTCATGGCCTCCCGGAGGTACTACTTTGAGTTGCTGCACAAGCAGGACGACCGCGGCTCGGACCACGTGGAAGTGGGC TGGCGAGCTTTCCTGCCCGGCCTGAAGTTCGAGGTCATCAGCTCTGCTCACATCTCCCTGTACACAG ATGAGTCAGCCTTGAAGATGGACCACGTGGCGCACGTCCCCCAGTCTCCAGCCAGCCACGTGGGGGGGCGTCCGCCGCAGGAGGAGACCAGCGCAGACATGCTGCGGCCAGATCCCAGGGATACCTTTTTCCTCA CTCCACGCATGGAATCTTCGAGCCTGGAGAACGTGCTGGAGCCCTGCGCCTACGCCCCCACCTACGTGGTCAAGGACTTCCCGATCGCCAGATACCAGGGCCTGCAATTT GTGTACCTGTCCTTCGTTTATCCCAACGACTACACTCGCCTCACCCACATGGAGACGGACAACAAGTGCTTCTACCGCGAGTCTCCGCTGTATCTGGAGAG GTTTGGGTTCTATAAATACATGAAGATGGACAAGGAGGAGGGGGATGAGGATGAAGAAGACGAGGTGCAGCGCCGAGCCTTCCTCTTCCTCAACCCGGACG ACTTCCTGGGCGACGAGGACGAGGGGGAGCTGCTCGACAGCCTGGAGCCCACCGAGGCGGCCCCGCCCAGGAGCGGCCCCCAGTCCCCCGCCCCAGCAGCCCCCGCCGAGCCCGGAGCCACGCTCACCCCGCCGACCCCTCCCCGCCCCCGGGACGAGGGGACCCCCAGGCACTCCCGGGCCCTGAGCTGGGCCGCCAGGGCCGCCCGCCCCTTGCCGCTCTTCTTGGGCCGAGCTCCGCCCCCGCGCCCTGCAGTGGAGCAGCCGCCCCCAAAGGTGTACGTGACCAGGGTGCGGCCGGGACAGCGGGCATCCCCCCGGGCCCCAGCGCCGCGTGCGCCCTGGCCGCCCTTCCCTGGCGTCTTCCTGCACCCCAGGCCTCTGCCCAGAGTGCAGCTGCGGGCGCCCCCACGCCCACCCCGGCCCCACGGCCGCAGGACCGGCGGCCCCCAGGCCACACAGCCGAGGCCCCCAGCCCGGGCGCAGGCCACCCAAGGGGGCCGGGAGGGCCAGGCGCGCACGCTGGGACCTGCGGCGCCCACAGTGGACTCAAACTTCTCCGAAGCGCGGCCCGTGACCTCCTTCCTGAGCTTGTCCCAGGTGTCCGGGCCGCAGCTGCCCGGGGAGGgcgaagaggaagaggaaggggaggacGATGGGGCCCCCGGCGACGAGGCCGCGTCGGAGGACAGCGAGGAGGCCGCGGGCCCGGCGCTCGGACGCTGGCGTGAGGACGCCATCGACTGGCAGCGCACGTTCAGCGTGGGCGCCGTGGACTTCGAGCTGCTGCGCTCGGACTGGAACGACCTGCGATGCAACGTTTCGGGGAACCTGCAGCTGCCGGAGGCGGAGGCCGTGGACGTGACCGCTCAGTACATGGAGCGGCTGAACGCGCGCCACGGCGG GCGCTTCGCGCTTCTGCGCATCGTGAACGTGGAGAAGCGCCGGGACTCGGCGCGAGGGAGTCGCTTcctgctggagctggagctgcaggAGCGCGGGGGCGGCCGCCTGCGACTGTCCGAGTACGTCTTCCTGCGGCTGCCGGGAGCCCGCGTAGGGGATGCAGACGGAGAAAGTCCCGAGCCCGCTCCCGCCGCCTCCGTGCGCCCCGACGGCCGCCCCGAGCTCTGccggccactgcgcctggcctggcgCCAGGACGTGATGGTTCACTTCATCGTGCCAG TGAAAAACCAGGCACGGTGGGTGGCACAGTTCCTGGCGGACATGGCTGCGCTGCACGCGCGCACCGGGGACTCGCGTTTCAGCGTCGTCCTGGTGGATTTCGAGAGCGAGGATATGGACGTGGAGCGGGCCCTGCGCGCCGCGCGCCTGCCCCG GTACCAGTACCTGAGACGAACCGGGAACTTCGAGCGCTCCGCCGGGCTGCAGGCGGGAGTGGACGCGGTAGAG GACGCCAGCAGCATCGTGTTCCTCTGCGACCTGCACATCCACTTCCCACCCAACATCCTGGACGGCATCCGCAAGCACTGCGTGGAGGGCAGGCTGGCCTTCGCGCCCGTGGTCATGCGCCTGAGCTGCGGGAGCTCGCCCCGGGACCCCCACG GTTACTGGGAGGTGAATGGCTTTGGCCTTTTTGGGATCTACAAGTCGGACTTTGACCGGGTCGGAGGAATGAACACGGAGGAGTTCCGAGACCAGTGGGGGGGTGAAGACTGGGAGCTCCTGGACAG GGTCCTGCAGGCAGGGCTGGAGGTGGAGCGGCTCCGACTGCGGAATTTCTATCACCACTACCACTCCAAGAGGGGCATGTGGAGCGTCCGCAGCAGGAAGGGCTCTCGCACGGGGTCGTCTTGA
- the B4GALNT4 gene encoding N-acetyl-beta-glucosaminyl-glycoprotein 4-beta-N-acetylgalactosaminyltransferase 1 isoform X3 gives MLFPGGAGRLPLNFTHQTPPWREEYKGQVNLHVFEDWCGGAVGHLRRNLHFPLFPHTRTTVKKLAVSPKWKNYGLRIFGFIHPARDGDVQFSVASDDNSEFWLSLDESPAAAQLVAFVGKTGSEWTAPGEFTKFSSQVSKPRRLMASRRYYFELLHKQDDRGSDHVEVGWRAFLPGLKFEVISSAHISLYTDESALKMDHVAHVPQSPASHVGGRPPQEETSADMLRPDPRDTFFLTPRMESSSLENVLEPCAYAPTYVVKDFPIARYQGLQFVYLSFVYPNDYTRLTHMETDNKCFYRESPLYLERFGFYKYMKMDKEEGDEDEEDEVQRRAFLFLNPDDFLGDEDEGELLDSLEPTEAAPPRSGPQSPAPAAPAEPGATLTPPTPPRPRDEGTPRHSRALSWAARAARPLPLFLGRAPPPRPAVEQPPPKVYVTRVRPGQRASPRAPAPRAPWPPFPGVFLHPRPLPRVQLRAPPRPPRPHGRRTGGPQATQPRPPARAQATQGGREGQARTLGPAAPTVDSNFSEARPVTSFLSLSQVSGPQLPGEGEEEEEGEDDGAPGDEAASEDSEEAAGPALGRWREDAIDWQRTFSVGAVDFELLRSDWNDLRCNVSGNLQLPEAEAVDVTAQYMERLNARHGGRFALLRIVNVEKRRDSARGSRFLLELELQERGGGRLRLSEYVFLRLPGARVGDADGESPEPAPAASVRPDGRPELCRPLRLAWRQDVMVHFIVPVKNQARWVAQFLADMAALHARTGDSRFSVVLVDFESEDMDVERALRAARLPRYQYLRRTGNFERSAGLQAGVDAVEDASSIVFLCDLHIHFPPNILDGIRKHCVEGRLAFAPVVMRLSCGSSPRDPHGYWEVNGFGLFGIYKSDFDRVGGMNTEEFRDQWGGEDWELLDRVLQAGLEVERLRLRNFYHHYHSKRGMWSVRSRKGSRTGSS, from the exons ATGCTGTTTCCTGGGGGGGCTGGGAGGCTGCCACTGAACTTCACCCATCAGACACCCCCATGGCGGGAGGAG TACAAGGGGCAGGTGAACCTGCACGTGTTTGAGGACTGGTGTGGGGGCGCCGTGGGCCACCTGAGGAGGAACCTGCACTTCCCGCTGTTCCCTCAT ACGCGCACCACCGTGAAGAAGTTGGCCGTGTCCCCCAAGTGGAAGAACTATGGACTCCGTATTTTTGGTTTCATCCACCCGGCGAGGGACG GAGACGTCCAGTTTTCTGTGGCCTCAGATGACAACTCGGAGTTCTGGCTGAGTCTGGACGAGagccctgctgctgcccagctTGTGGCCTTTGTGGGCAAG ACTGGCTCCGAGTGGACAGCGCCTGGAGAATTCACCAAGTTCAGCTCCCAGGTGTCCAAGCCCAGGCG GCTCATGGCCTCCCGGAGGTACTACTTTGAGTTGCTGCACAAGCAGGACGACCGCGGCTCGGACCACGTGGAAGTGGGC TGGCGAGCTTTCCTGCCCGGCCTGAAGTTCGAGGTCATCAGCTCTGCTCACATCTCCCTGTACACAG ATGAGTCAGCCTTGAAGATGGACCACGTGGCGCACGTCCCCCAGTCTCCAGCCAGCCACGTGGGGGGGCGTCCGCCGCAGGAGGAGACCAGCGCAGACATGCTGCGGCCAGATCCCAGGGATACCTTTTTCCTCA CTCCACGCATGGAATCTTCGAGCCTGGAGAACGTGCTGGAGCCCTGCGCCTACGCCCCCACCTACGTGGTCAAGGACTTCCCGATCGCCAGATACCAGGGCCTGCAATTT GTGTACCTGTCCTTCGTTTATCCCAACGACTACACTCGCCTCACCCACATGGAGACGGACAACAAGTGCTTCTACCGCGAGTCTCCGCTGTATCTGGAGAG GTTTGGGTTCTATAAATACATGAAGATGGACAAGGAGGAGGGGGATGAGGATGAAGAAGACGAGGTGCAGCGCCGAGCCTTCCTCTTCCTCAACCCGGACG ACTTCCTGGGCGACGAGGACGAGGGGGAGCTGCTCGACAGCCTGGAGCCCACCGAGGCGGCCCCGCCCAGGAGCGGCCCCCAGTCCCCCGCCCCAGCAGCCCCCGCCGAGCCCGGAGCCACGCTCACCCCGCCGACCCCTCCCCGCCCCCGGGACGAGGGGACCCCCAGGCACTCCCGGGCCCTGAGCTGGGCCGCCAGGGCCGCCCGCCCCTTGCCGCTCTTCTTGGGCCGAGCTCCGCCCCCGCGCCCTGCAGTGGAGCAGCCGCCCCCAAAGGTGTACGTGACCAGGGTGCGGCCGGGACAGCGGGCATCCCCCCGGGCCCCAGCGCCGCGTGCGCCCTGGCCGCCCTTCCCTGGCGTCTTCCTGCACCCCAGGCCTCTGCCCAGAGTGCAGCTGCGGGCGCCCCCACGCCCACCCCGGCCCCACGGCCGCAGGACCGGCGGCCCCCAGGCCACACAGCCGAGGCCCCCAGCCCGGGCGCAGGCCACCCAAGGGGGCCGGGAGGGCCAGGCGCGCACGCTGGGACCTGCGGCGCCCACAGTGGACTCAAACTTCTCCGAAGCGCGGCCCGTGACCTCCTTCCTGAGCTTGTCCCAGGTGTCCGGGCCGCAGCTGCCCGGGGAGGgcgaagaggaagaggaaggggaggacGATGGGGCCCCCGGCGACGAGGCCGCGTCGGAGGACAGCGAGGAGGCCGCGGGCCCGGCGCTCGGACGCTGGCGTGAGGACGCCATCGACTGGCAGCGCACGTTCAGCGTGGGCGCCGTGGACTTCGAGCTGCTGCGCTCGGACTGGAACGACCTGCGATGCAACGTTTCGGGGAACCTGCAGCTGCCGGAGGCGGAGGCCGTGGACGTGACCGCTCAGTACATGGAGCGGCTGAACGCGCGCCACGGCGG GCGCTTCGCGCTTCTGCGCATCGTGAACGTGGAGAAGCGCCGGGACTCGGCGCGAGGGAGTCGCTTcctgctggagctggagctgcaggAGCGCGGGGGCGGCCGCCTGCGACTGTCCGAGTACGTCTTCCTGCGGCTGCCGGGAGCCCGCGTAGGGGATGCAGACGGAGAAAGTCCCGAGCCCGCTCCCGCCGCCTCCGTGCGCCCCGACGGCCGCCCCGAGCTCTGccggccactgcgcctggcctggcgCCAGGACGTGATGGTTCACTTCATCGTGCCAG TGAAAAACCAGGCACGGTGGGTGGCACAGTTCCTGGCGGACATGGCTGCGCTGCACGCGCGCACCGGGGACTCGCGTTTCAGCGTCGTCCTGGTGGATTTCGAGAGCGAGGATATGGACGTGGAGCGGGCCCTGCGCGCCGCGCGCCTGCCCCG GTACCAGTACCTGAGACGAACCGGGAACTTCGAGCGCTCCGCCGGGCTGCAGGCGGGAGTGGACGCGGTAGAG GACGCCAGCAGCATCGTGTTCCTCTGCGACCTGCACATCCACTTCCCACCCAACATCCTGGACGGCATCCGCAAGCACTGCGTGGAGGGCAGGCTGGCCTTCGCGCCCGTGGTCATGCGCCTGAGCTGCGGGAGCTCGCCCCGGGACCCCCACG GTTACTGGGAGGTGAATGGCTTTGGCCTTTTTGGGATCTACAAGTCGGACTTTGACCGGGTCGGAGGAATGAACACGGAGGAGTTCCGAGACCAGTGGGGGGGTGAAGACTGGGAGCTCCTGGACAG GGTCCTGCAGGCAGGGCTGGAGGTGGAGCGGCTCCGACTGCGGAATTTCTATCACCACTACCACTCCAAGAGGGGCATGTGGAGCGTCCGCAGCAGGAAGGGCTCTCGCACGGGGTCGTCTTGA